The Methylovirgula sp. 4M-Z18 sequence ACCGTTCGACAACCGGGTCGGAAGTCCCTTCGCCCCCGGCCTTCTCGACATAGACCCGACGCTGATCATCGACAAAGAAGGCAATTCGGTCGCCATAGCCGACGCCCAGGGCCTGCCGGACCGATTTCGGCACTGTGGTCTGTCCCTTGGCAGTGATTGTACTTTCTTCCTTCAGCAGCGCAGCCATAGTGGCCTCCAATAAAGCCTCAAGTCAAAAGTAAGGAATAATCCTTACTATGTCAAGGAGCGCTGCGCTGCCGT is a genomic window containing:
- a CDS encoding type II toxin-antitoxin system PrlF family antitoxin, translated to MAALLKEESTITAKGQTTVPKSVRQALGVGYGDRIAFFVDDQRRVYVEKAGGEGTSDPVVERFLEFLARDMAEHPEKSVVALPAALRDRIAALTDGMAVDLDAEIEGDVAI